In one window of Pleomorphomonas sp. T1.2MG-36 DNA:
- a CDS encoding beta-glucosidase H, with protein sequence MTLEEQVSLLAGADFWTTVAIPRLGIPAIKVSDGPNGARGGGSLVGGVKAASFPVGIALGASWNPSLVEKIGGALAEEARSKGASVLLAPTVNIQRSAVNGRNFECYSEDPCVTATLATAYIEGLRNGGVGATIKHFVGNESEIQRTTMSSDVDDRALREIYLPPFEAAVKTAGVFAVMSSYNRLNGTFTSEHKALLRDLLKDEWGFSGIVMSDWFGSHSTAPTVEAGLDLEMPGPTRDRGDKLVAAVRAGEVAADRVREAARRVLTLIERVGGFDTPDIPAERAIDKPEHRALIRRAGAEAIVLLKNDGILPLDLAGQTIAAIGPNAEAAQIMGGGSAQLNPHYAVSPADGLRVLTSENQLRTAPGVTANRLMPLISGPFEVDVYGRPDLTGPVVEHQSHPLGEVMWFNEVAPGVADAEFSLRATTRFTPSETAEHVFGLVSIGPSRLIVDGRTVVDIRKDWAPGDNYFECGNREVRGTIALEAGRTVDVVVEYRFVQAITLNLKAIRVGVAVPLGDKAFADAVELARASDIAIVYAGRSGEWDTEGNDLPGIALPGRQDELIAAIAAVNPRTVVVLQTGGPVAMPWLDKVGAVVEAWYPGQEAGNAIADVLTGVAEPGGRLAQTFPRSIDHTPVETGDPSTYPGRDGHVVYREGVFVGYRHYDKAGIEPLFPFGHGLSYTSFDWQAPSVDKPVFDGEGTITVRVRVTNNGARSGSEVVQLYVAPPTSRVDRPVKELRAFAKLLLAPGETVEATMLLSPRAFSYFDVERNAFVAEKGRYRLIAAASAAAAKGSVDIELTREIVEVVSARLRH encoded by the coding sequence ATGACGCTGGAGGAGCAGGTGTCGCTGCTCGCCGGTGCCGACTTCTGGACGACGGTGGCGATACCGCGACTCGGCATTCCCGCCATCAAGGTATCCGACGGGCCAAACGGCGCCCGTGGTGGCGGCTCGCTCGTCGGTGGCGTCAAGGCGGCGAGCTTCCCCGTGGGCATAGCCCTTGGAGCCAGTTGGAATCCCTCGCTTGTCGAGAAAATCGGTGGAGCCCTGGCCGAGGAGGCAAGATCGAAGGGTGCCTCGGTGTTGCTTGCCCCCACGGTCAACATCCAGCGCTCCGCCGTCAACGGCCGCAACTTCGAGTGCTACTCCGAAGATCCCTGCGTCACCGCTACACTTGCAACCGCCTATATAGAAGGCCTGCGGAATGGCGGTGTCGGCGCCACGATCAAGCATTTCGTCGGCAACGAGTCGGAGATACAGCGCACCACCATGAGCTCGGACGTCGACGACCGGGCATTGCGCGAAATCTACCTGCCGCCCTTCGAAGCCGCCGTGAAGACCGCGGGCGTCTTCGCCGTCATGAGTTCCTACAACCGGCTGAACGGGACGTTCACCTCCGAGCACAAGGCGCTTCTCCGCGACCTTCTGAAGGACGAGTGGGGCTTTTCGGGCATCGTCATGTCGGACTGGTTCGGCTCCCATTCGACCGCGCCGACGGTCGAAGCGGGGCTCGACCTCGAAATGCCCGGGCCAACACGCGACCGTGGCGACAAGCTGGTCGCCGCAGTGCGGGCTGGAGAAGTCGCGGCCGATAGGGTGCGCGAGGCCGCCCGGCGCGTGCTGACGTTGATCGAGCGGGTTGGGGGCTTCGATACGCCCGACATTCCCGCCGAGCGGGCCATCGACAAGCCGGAGCATAGGGCGCTGATCCGCCGGGCCGGCGCGGAAGCGATCGTGCTCCTCAAGAACGACGGCATCCTGCCGCTCGATCTGGCGGGCCAGACGATCGCCGCCATCGGCCCCAACGCCGAGGCGGCGCAGATCATGGGCGGTGGCAGCGCCCAGCTCAATCCTCACTACGCGGTTTCGCCAGCCGACGGCCTCCGCGTCCTCACATCGGAAAACCAGCTCCGAACGGCGCCGGGCGTTACCGCCAACCGGCTGATGCCATTGATCTCGGGACCGTTCGAGGTGGACGTCTACGGCCGCCCCGATCTCACCGGCCCCGTGGTCGAACATCAGAGCCATCCGCTCGGCGAAGTGATGTGGTTCAACGAGGTGGCGCCCGGCGTGGCCGACGCCGAGTTCTCGCTGCGGGCCACCACCCGCTTCACACCATCGGAGACGGCCGAGCATGTGTTCGGACTGGTCAGCATCGGGCCGAGCCGCCTGATCGTCGACGGCCGGACGGTGGTCGACATTCGAAAGGATTGGGCACCGGGCGACAATTACTTCGAGTGCGGCAATCGCGAAGTGCGCGGGACGATCGCACTCGAAGCGGGGCGAACCGTCGACGTGGTCGTCGAGTATCGATTCGTGCAGGCCATCACTCTCAATCTCAAGGCCATTCGCGTCGGCGTCGCCGTGCCGCTCGGCGACAAGGCCTTCGCCGATGCCGTCGAGCTCGCCCGCGCCTCGGACATCGCCATCGTCTACGCCGGCCGGTCCGGCGAGTGGGACACCGAGGGCAACGACCTGCCGGGCATCGCCCTACCCGGCCGCCAGGACGAACTGATCGCCGCCATCGCGGCCGTCAACCCTCGTACGGTCGTCGTGCTGCAGACCGGCGGCCCCGTGGCCATGCCCTGGCTCGACAAGGTCGGCGCGGTTGTCGAGGCCTGGTATCCGGGACAGGAAGCGGGCAACGCCATTGCCGACGTGCTGACCGGCGTCGCCGAGCCGGGCGGTCGCCTCGCCCAGACCTTCCCGCGCTCAATCGACCACACCCCCGTCGAGACCGGCGACCCGTCGACCTATCCCGGTCGGGATGGCCACGTCGTCTATCGGGAGGGTGTGTTCGTCGGCTACCGTCACTATGATAAGGCCGGCATCGAGCCATTGTTCCCCTTCGGGCATGGCCTCAGCTACACCAGCTTCGACTGGCAGGCGCCGAGCGTGGATAAGCCGGTCTTCGACGGCGAGGGGACCATCACCGTTCGCGTCCGGGTGACCAACAACGGAGCGCGGTCCGGCTCCGAGGTGGTGCAGCTCTACGTGGCGCCTCCGACATCGCGCGTCGACCGGCCGGTCAAGGAGCTGAGGGCATTTGCCAAGCTTCTCCTCGCACCGGGCGAAACCGTGGAAGCAACGATGCTGCTTTCCCCACGCGCCTTCTCCTACTTCGATGTCGAGCGCAACGCCTTTGTCGCGGAGAAGGGCCGCTACAGGCTGATTGCGGCCGCCTCCGCCGCCGCGGCGAAAGGCAGCGTCGACATCGAGCTGACACGAGAGATCGTAGAGGTCGTGAGCGCTCGCCTCCGGCACTGA
- the xylB gene encoding xylulokinase, whose product MADNACFLGIDIGTSAVKALIVDAGERPLAGAEVALATSRPAPGWSEQHPDIWWRAVRQALAEMSASTAGLLERVVAVGLSGQMHGAVLLGGDDRPLRPAILWNDGRAAAEATALNAAMPDLGMLVGVPAMAGFLAPKIAWLRRHEPDTLAAASHILLPKDWVRLQLTGEFATDMCDAAGSLLLDEARRQWAATVVEAVGLRLDQLPRLLEGSEISGRVTAAAAAATGLPEGIPVVAGAGDAAAAGIGIGAVDDGDAFISLGTSSQLFLTTADYRPNPAALVHAFAHALPGRWFQMAAMLNGASVMAWTAGVTGMPDLGAALEALAERRRVVSPVTFLPYLQGERTPHDDPAARGVFFGMDGGADGLDLLQAAVEGMAFTLVDAVAALETAGPVPATLAAVGGGSRGRFVMEVVASALGRPIRRYAGGERGPAFGVARLARLAVTGESVAEVCVKPELRDVVLPNAERQAALAARLPLYRDLYRALKPLFPRASTDRGGST is encoded by the coding sequence GTGGCCGATAACGCTTGTTTCCTGGGGATAGACATCGGGACGTCGGCGGTGAAGGCGCTCATCGTCGACGCCGGCGAGCGTCCACTGGCTGGCGCCGAAGTGGCGCTCGCAACCAGTCGACCGGCGCCGGGTTGGTCCGAACAGCATCCGGATATCTGGTGGCGGGCCGTACGACAGGCACTCGCCGAAATGTCCGCCTCAACGGCCGGGCTGCTGGAGCGTGTCGTTGCCGTGGGTCTTTCCGGCCAGATGCACGGCGCGGTGTTGCTGGGCGGTGACGACAGGCCCCTCCGCCCTGCCATTCTCTGGAACGACGGGCGGGCGGCAGCCGAGGCCACAGCGCTCAACGCGGCGATGCCCGATCTCGGAATGCTCGTCGGCGTGCCGGCCATGGCCGGCTTTCTCGCCCCGAAGATCGCATGGCTGCGTCGCCACGAGCCCGATACGCTCGCAGCAGCCAGCCACATACTGTTGCCCAAGGACTGGGTTCGCCTGCAGCTGACGGGCGAGTTCGCCACCGACATGTGCGACGCCGCCGGCAGTCTTCTGCTCGACGAGGCGAGGCGGCAATGGGCGGCGACCGTCGTCGAGGCCGTCGGACTTCGTCTCGATCAGTTGCCGCGTCTCCTGGAAGGATCGGAAATCTCCGGTCGGGTCACTGCCGCCGCCGCCGCTGCAACCGGCCTTCCCGAAGGCATTCCGGTCGTGGCCGGGGCCGGCGACGCGGCCGCCGCCGGCATCGGCATCGGCGCGGTCGATGACGGCGACGCCTTCATTTCGCTCGGCACATCGAGCCAGTTGTTTCTGACGACCGCCGATTATCGCCCCAATCCGGCCGCTCTGGTGCATGCCTTCGCCCACGCGCTGCCCGGTCGATGGTTTCAGATGGCGGCCATGCTCAACGGAGCCTCGGTCATGGCCTGGACGGCCGGCGTCACGGGAATGCCCGACCTCGGCGCCGCGCTCGAGGCCTTGGCCGAGCGCAGGCGTGTCGTGTCGCCGGTGACCTTCCTGCCATACCTTCAAGGCGAACGGACTCCGCACGACGATCCGGCGGCGCGCGGCGTGTTCTTCGGCATGGACGGCGGTGCGGATGGTCTCGATCTTCTGCAGGCGGCCGTCGAGGGCATGGCCTTCACGCTGGTCGACGCGGTGGCGGCGCTGGAAACGGCCGGTCCCGTGCCGGCGACGCTGGCCGCCGTCGGTGGCGGCAGCCGCGGCCGTTTCGTCATGGAGGTGGTGGCGAGCGCCCTTGGTCGGCCCATCCGCCGTTATGCCGGAGGCGAGCGCGGCCCGGCATTCGGTGTCGCTCGCCTCGCCCGGCTGGCGGTGACCGGCGAGTCCGTTGCCGAGGTCTGCGTCAAGCCGGAATTGCGCGACGTCGTCCTGCCCAACGCCGAACGGCAGGCGGCGCTTGCCGCCCGCCTGCCGCTCTATCGCGATCTTTACCGCGCGCTGAAGCCGCTGTTTCCGAGGGCGTCTACCGATCGGGGCGGCTCAACGTGA
- the rbsK gene encoding ribokinase, with protein MTDTKKSGVAILGIFAVDVTFLAPRLPAIGETLAGSGFVMGPGGKGSNQAVAAARAGGKVSFITKIGQDAFGDIGLKTWAEAGATARVQRIDTHPTGSAFIFVNDANGQNAIIVYAGASGTLSPADLDLEQETIAAAKVFVTQLEQPIDAALRGLQIARAAGTITVFNPAPATAFPDEIYRLSDYIAPNETEAAMLTGIAPGTVDDARKAGDALLAKGAKNALITLGSNGVLLHSTTQSVHLPARAAGEVIDTTGAGDAFLGGFSAALSKGLDPVEAARYGSATAGISVTRRGAAASMPTAAEIEAFLKS; from the coding sequence ATGACCGATACCAAGAAATCCGGCGTTGCCATCCTCGGCATCTTCGCCGTCGACGTTACCTTCCTTGCTCCCCGCCTGCCGGCCATCGGCGAAACCCTGGCTGGCTCGGGCTTCGTCATGGGCCCCGGCGGCAAGGGCTCCAACCAGGCGGTGGCGGCGGCGCGGGCTGGCGGCAAGGTCAGTTTCATCACCAAGATCGGCCAGGACGCCTTCGGCGACATCGGGCTCAAAACCTGGGCCGAGGCCGGAGCCACCGCCCGTGTGCAGCGCATCGACACGCACCCGACCGGCTCGGCCTTCATCTTCGTCAACGACGCCAATGGCCAGAATGCCATCATCGTCTATGCCGGCGCTTCGGGCACGCTCTCGCCAGCCGACCTCGACCTCGAACAGGAAACGATCGCCGCGGCGAAGGTGTTCGTGACGCAGCTCGAACAGCCGATCGACGCCGCCCTGCGCGGCCTCCAGATCGCCCGCGCCGCCGGCACGATCACCGTTTTCAATCCGGCGCCGGCCACGGCATTTCCGGACGAGATCTATCGGCTCTCCGACTATATCGCCCCCAACGAAACGGAAGCGGCCATGCTGACCGGCATCGCGCCGGGGACGGTGGATGATGCCCGCAAGGCAGGCGACGCGCTTCTCGCCAAGGGCGCCAAGAATGCGCTGATCACGCTCGGGAGCAACGGAGTGCTGCTGCACAGCACCACGCAGTCGGTACATCTGCCGGCGCGGGCCGCCGGCGAGGTGATCGACACCACCGGGGCCGGCGACGCCTTCCTCGGCGGCTTCTCGGCGGCGCTTTCCAAGGGGCTCGATCCGGTCGAGGCAGCGCGCTACGGCTCGGCGACAGCCGGCATCTCGGTGACGCGGCGCGGCGCGGCCGCCTCCATGCCGACGGCGGCCGAGATCGAAGCCTTCCTCAAGAGCTGA
- a CDS encoding RbsD/FucU family protein — translation MLKAIDPLLNPDLLYVLASMGHGDTIAIVDSNFPIHSVAQETVYGHPLRLDGVSAPRAARAVLSVLPLDTFIPTAAFRMEVVGEPEKWTDVQNEFQKEVFDAEGPTFKLGGIERFAFYEAAKKSFAVLQTGEGRLYGCFLLTKGVIPPKA, via the coding sequence ATGCTCAAGGCCATCGACCCGCTGCTCAACCCCGACCTTCTCTACGTGCTGGCCTCCATGGGCCATGGTGACACGATCGCCATCGTAGACAGCAATTTCCCCATCCACTCGGTGGCCCAGGAGACCGTCTACGGCCATCCGCTGCGCCTTGACGGCGTGTCGGCCCCGCGTGCGGCGCGGGCTGTCCTGTCGGTCCTGCCGCTCGATACCTTCATCCCCACCGCCGCCTTCCGCATGGAAGTCGTCGGAGAGCCGGAAAAGTGGACCGACGTTCAGAATGAGTTCCAGAAGGAGGTCTTCGATGCCGAGGGACCGACCTTCAAGCTGGGTGGCATCGAGCGCTTTGCCTTTTACGAGGCGGCCAAGAAGTCGTTCGCGGTGCTTCAGACCGGCGAGGGTCGTCTTTATGGCTGCTTCCTCCTCACCAAGGGCGTGATTCCGCCGAAGGCCTGA
- a CDS encoding RluA family pseudouridine synthase, translating to MTDDELIARILYRDGSVLIVDKPAGLPVHAGFGGGETLDQHFPALQFGLPNPPQLGHRLDKDTSGCLALGRHRRAIRELRELGEIFAGQKAQKTYLAVVLGHLPDDEGRIDAPLAKVSHEKRSWWMKVDPAGQASVTDYRVIARGERLTVVDLMPRTGRTHQLRVHMAHLGCPIVGDGVYGGDPARAVDRNLHLHARELELPYYRKKPPILARAPVPAHMLRLLGRLGAVDDDGVLSHLPAVAAPDPVGGDAV from the coding sequence ATGACCGACGACGAGTTGATCGCCCGCATCCTCTATCGAGACGGCTCTGTGCTCATCGTCGACAAGCCGGCCGGGCTTCCCGTGCATGCAGGCTTCGGTGGCGGCGAAACCCTTGACCAGCATTTTCCGGCACTGCAATTCGGTCTGCCGAATCCGCCGCAGCTCGGCCATCGGCTCGACAAGGATACGTCCGGCTGTCTGGCCCTCGGTCGGCACCGGCGCGCTATCCGCGAGCTCCGCGAGCTCGGCGAGATCTTCGCGGGGCAGAAGGCGCAGAAGACCTATCTCGCCGTTGTGCTGGGCCACCTGCCGGACGACGAGGGGCGCATCGATGCTCCGCTTGCCAAGGTCAGCCACGAAAAGCGCTCCTGGTGGATGAAGGTCGATCCGGCCGGTCAGGCGTCGGTCACCGATTACAGGGTCATTGCGCGAGGCGAACGCTTGACGGTGGTCGACCTGATGCCGCGCACCGGTCGGACCCATCAACTCCGCGTCCACATGGCCCATCTCGGTTGTCCCATCGTCGGCGACGGCGTCTATGGCGGCGACCCGGCACGGGCCGTCGACCGCAACCTGCATCTCCACGCTCGTGAGCTGGAGCTTCCGTACTATCGCAAGAAGCCGCCCATCCTGGCGCGGGCGCCGGTGCCGGCCCATATGTTACGTTTGCTCGGCCGCCTTGGCGCCGTCGACGACGATGGCGTGCTGTCGCATCTGCCGGCCGTCGCCGCGCCGGACCCGGTTGGCGGGGACGCTGTCTGA
- a CDS encoding NAD-dependent succinate-semialdehyde dehydrogenase: MSLQLKDPSLLVEACLIDGEFVGTPALDVTDPSTGAVVGRVPLTDADGTTRAVEAADRALPAWKRLLAKERSRLLRRWYDLMIEHREDLALIMTAEQGKPLAEALGEIDYAAGYVEFYAEETKRIAGETLPSPKDGARVLVIREAAGVVAAITPWNFPAAMITRKVAPALAAGCTAVVKPASETPLTALALARLASRAGLPKGVLNVVTGKSSVVGDVLTTHPAVRVVSFTGSTEVGKKLIVQCAGTVKKLYTELGGNAPFIVFDDADLDAAVEGVMASKFRNMGQTCVCANRIYAQAGIHDAFVEKLTVAVKALKLGDGRVPGVTQGPLVNAKAVEKVEAHVADALAKGASVVTGGARSPLGGSFFEPTVLTGVTAAMAVAREETFGPLAPVFRFDTEEEAIRLANDTEFGLASYFYARDVGRIFRVAEGLQAGMVGINSGAISSELVPFGGVKESGNGREGSHHGIDEYVEKKYLLIAGLDR; this comes from the coding sequence ATGTCGCTACAGCTCAAGGACCCCTCGCTTCTCGTGGAAGCCTGCCTAATCGACGGTGAATTCGTCGGCACGCCGGCTCTCGACGTGACCGACCCGTCGACCGGCGCCGTCGTGGGACGGGTGCCGCTGACCGACGCCGATGGCACGACGCGGGCCGTGGAGGCGGCTGATCGCGCCTTGCCGGCCTGGAAGCGGCTGCTCGCCAAGGAGCGCTCGCGCCTCCTGCGTCGCTGGTACGATCTGATGATCGAGCACCGCGAAGATCTCGCTCTCATCATGACCGCTGAGCAGGGTAAGCCGCTGGCCGAGGCCCTGGGCGAAATCGACTATGCCGCCGGCTATGTCGAGTTCTACGCCGAGGAGACCAAGCGCATCGCTGGCGAAACGTTGCCCTCGCCGAAGGACGGCGCGCGGGTGCTGGTGATCCGCGAGGCGGCCGGCGTCGTCGCCGCCATCACGCCGTGGAACTTCCCGGCGGCGATGATCACCCGCAAGGTGGCGCCGGCGCTGGCGGCGGGCTGCACGGCGGTGGTGAAGCCAGCCTCCGAAACGCCGTTGACGGCCTTGGCGCTCGCTCGCCTCGCGTCTCGCGCCGGCCTGCCGAAGGGCGTTCTCAACGTCGTCACCGGCAAGTCCTCGGTGGTCGGCGATGTGTTGACCACCCATCCCGCGGTGCGCGTCGTCTCCTTCACGGGCTCGACGGAGGTGGGCAAGAAGCTCATCGTCCAGTGCGCGGGAACGGTGAAGAAGCTCTATACCGAACTCGGCGGCAACGCGCCTTTCATCGTCTTTGACGATGCCGATCTCGACGCCGCCGTCGAAGGCGTCATGGCCTCGAAGTTCCGCAACATGGGTCAGACCTGCGTCTGCGCCAACCGCATCTATGCCCAGGCCGGCATCCATGACGCCTTCGTCGAGAAGCTCACGGTGGCTGTGAAGGCACTGAAGCTTGGCGACGGCCGCGTTCCCGGCGTGACGCAAGGGCCGCTTGTCAACGCGAAGGCCGTAGAGAAGGTCGAGGCGCATGTCGCGGACGCGCTTGCCAAAGGCGCTAGCGTGGTGACCGGCGGTGCCCGGTCGCCGCTCGGTGGCAGCTTTTTCGAGCCGACCGTGCTCACCGGCGTCACCGCCGCCATGGCCGTTGCGCGCGAGGAGACCTTCGGCCCGCTTGCACCGGTCTTCCGTTTCGACACCGAGGAGGAAGCGATCCGGCTCGCCAACGACACGGAGTTTGGCCTCGCCTCCTATTTCTATGCGCGCGACGTCGGCCGCATCTTCCGCGTTGCCGAGGGTCTGCAGGCCGGCATGGTCGGCATCAACTCGGGCGCCATATCCTCCGAGCTGGTGCCGTTCGGCGGGGTCAAGGAAAGTGGGAACGGCCGGGAAGGCTCGCACCACGGCATCGACGAATATGTTGAGAAAAAATATCTCCTAATCGCCGGACTTGATCGCTGA
- a CDS encoding BadF/BadG/BcrA/BcrD ATPase family protein: MGRLFLGMDGGGSNARARLVDDAGRRLGEGRGGPANVGNDPEGALAALEAATAAALGAAGLSGSDRAEIVAVIGAAGAANPGVAARLAGAPFGFHRLRVVTDAEIALEGAFAGADGGILIVGTGSQAYGRLGDRRIRFGGWGAALSDGGSGVVIGRMAARRALEAHEGLAASSAMTAAILDRLGGSAMALSAFGKTARPSDWAALAPMVFDHADLGDPVAVSIVAAAVADIEALIGRLAVEGVGRIALMGGLSPSYRRRLSSRSASLLVDPVGDALDGALGLARRDAGR, from the coding sequence ATGGGGCGGCTTTTTCTCGGCATGGACGGGGGTGGCAGCAACGCGCGTGCCCGCCTTGTCGACGATGCCGGCCGCCGGCTGGGCGAGGGCCGTGGCGGTCCGGCCAACGTCGGCAACGATCCAGAGGGCGCCTTGGCGGCGCTCGAGGCCGCGACGGCGGCGGCGCTTGGCGCCGCAGGGCTTTCCGGAAGCGATCGGGCCGAGATCGTGGCGGTGATCGGTGCCGCCGGCGCGGCGAATCCTGGCGTCGCCGCGCGGCTTGCCGGCGCACCGTTCGGTTTCCATCGCCTTCGCGTGGTCACCGACGCTGAAATCGCCCTTGAGGGTGCCTTTGCCGGTGCCGACGGCGGCATCCTGATCGTCGGCACCGGCAGCCAGGCCTATGGCCGGTTGGGTGATCGGCGCATCCGGTTTGGCGGTTGGGGCGCGGCTCTCTCCGACGGCGGTTCGGGTGTTGTGATCGGCCGGATGGCAGCGCGCCGGGCCCTCGAAGCCCATGAAGGACTTGCGGCTTCCTCTGCCATGACGGCGGCGATCCTCGACCGTCTCGGAGGATCGGCGATGGCTCTGTCGGCTTTTGGCAAGACGGCGCGCCCGTCCGATTGGGCGGCGCTGGCGCCGATGGTCTTCGATCATGCCGACCTCGGCGATCCCGTGGCCGTCTCCATCGTTGCCGCCGCCGTGGCGGATATCGAGGCGCTGATCGGGCGTCTCGCCGTTGAAGGCGTTGGCAGGATCGCGCTGATGGGCGGACTCTCACCGAGCTATCGGCGGCGATTGTCGTCGCGCTCCGCCAGTCTGCTTGTCGACCCCGTCGGCGACGCCCTCGACGGCGCGCTCGGTCTTGCGAGAAGGGATGCCGGCCGATGA
- a CDS encoding GntR family transcriptional regulator: MMEPFTRVVGQDWRARGGDAPLCRRLEAALRIAISSGRLVAGVPLPSERAIAAGLSISRITVRQAMAPLVAEGLVTTRPGGGSTVAGAGTAPKEDGRPSESAPRRQTVLRSHADELMEKGEAVETRLVDRLTGPPSAPEAMTLGLGPGERVLRLYRLHCVDGHPRILELTTLPAMVVDMETATASPAAALADAGLPAMRGVERFRAVALGAVEAGLLELPEGTPAMRVERVSYTSGGRAVEISRAFCRGDGYEVVAALSAE; the protein is encoded by the coding sequence ATGATGGAGCCCTTTACCCGGGTGGTCGGCCAGGACTGGCGTGCGCGCGGCGGCGACGCGCCGCTCTGCCGCCGACTGGAAGCGGCCCTCAGGATTGCCATTTCCAGCGGACGTCTTGTGGCCGGTGTGCCGCTGCCGTCCGAACGGGCGATAGCGGCCGGCCTTTCCATCTCGCGCATCACGGTGCGGCAGGCTATGGCGCCGCTCGTCGCCGAGGGGCTCGTGACCACGCGACCGGGAGGCGGTTCCACCGTTGCCGGCGCGGGAACGGCACCCAAGGAAGACGGGCGACCTTCGGAGTCCGCCCCCAGGCGTCAGACGGTACTGCGGTCTCATGCCGACGAGCTGATGGAAAAGGGTGAGGCGGTGGAGACGCGCCTCGTCGACCGCCTGACCGGGCCGCCATCGGCCCCCGAGGCCATGACGCTGGGCCTCGGTCCCGGCGAGCGCGTCCTTCGGCTCTATCGCCTCCACTGCGTGGACGGGCATCCGCGCATTCTCGAGCTGACGACCCTGCCGGCCATGGTCGTGGACATGGAGACCGCCACGGCATCGCCGGCAGCCGCACTGGCTGACGCGGGACTGCCGGCAATGCGCGGCGTCGAACGTTTCCGGGCGGTGGCGCTCGGCGCGGTGGAGGCTGGCCTTCTGGAGCTGCCCGAAGGAACGCCAGCCATGCGGGTGGAGCGCGTCAGCTACACGTCTGGCGGCCGCGCAGTCGAAATCAGCCGCGCCTTCTGCCGGGGCGACGGTTACGAAGTGGTGGCGGCCCTGTCGGCGGAATAG
- the irrA gene encoding iron response transcriptional regulator IrrA gives MIAKIPVRTRLRDVGLRPTRQRVALAEILFSHGHRHLSAEDLHAEALTAKVPVSLATVYNTLNQFTEAGLLREVAVEGTRTYFDTNTDDHHHFYVEDENRVFDIPGPHVEIGDLPPAPAGMEIVRVDVVVRLRNKRETI, from the coding sequence ATGATCGCCAAGATTCCAGTGCGGACCCGCCTGCGCGACGTCGGCCTCAGGCCCACCCGCCAGCGCGTAGCTCTCGCCGAGATCCTGTTTTCGCACGGTCATCGGCATCTGTCGGCCGAGGACCTGCACGCCGAGGCTCTGACGGCCAAGGTGCCGGTATCGCTCGCCACCGTCTACAACACGCTGAACCAGTTCACCGAGGCCGGCTTGCTGCGCGAGGTGGCCGTCGAGGGCACACGCACCTATTTCGACACCAATACCGACGATCATCACCATTTCTACGTCGAGGACGAAAACCGGGTGTTCGACATTCCCGGCCCTCACGTGGAGATCGGCGACCTGCCGCCGGCGCCCGCCGGCATGGAGATCGTCCGCGTCGACGTGGTCGTCCGCCTGCGCAACAAGCGTGAGACCATCTGA
- the fabA gene encoding 3-hydroxyacyl-[acyl-carrier-protein] dehydratase FabA — MSLRKNSYEYEDLLSCGRGELFGPGNAQLPMPPMLMFDRISEIAEVGGEFGKGLIRATLAIRPDLWFFPCHFKGDPVMPGCLGLDALWQMLGFFLGWSGSPGKGRALSVGEVKFSGMVTPAVKLVEYGVDLKRVMRGKLVLGIGDGWLKADGETIYKATDLRVGLFQTA, encoded by the coding sequence ATGAGTCTTCGCAAGAACAGCTACGAGTATGAGGATCTCCTTTCCTGCGGACGCGGGGAGTTGTTCGGACCGGGTAATGCCCAACTGCCGATGCCGCCGATGCTGATGTTCGATCGCATCTCTGAGATTGCCGAGGTGGGCGGCGAGTTTGGCAAGGGTCTCATCCGTGCCACTCTTGCGATCCGCCCCGACCTCTGGTTCTTCCCCTGCCACTTCAAGGGCGACCCGGTCATGCCCGGTTGCCTTGGCCTTGATGCCCTCTGGCAGATGCTCGGCTTCTTCCTCGGCTGGTCGGGTTCGCCCGGCAAGGGGCGCGCTCTGTCGGTCGGCGAGGTGAAGTTCAGCGGCATGGTCACCCCTGCCGTCAAGTTGGTGGAGTACGGCGTCGACCTCAAGCGCGTCATGCGCGGCAAGCTGGTGCTCGGCATTGGCGACGGCTGGCTGAAGGCCGACGGCGAGACCATCTACAAGGCGACGGATCTCCGCGTCGGCCTGTTCCAGACCGCCTGA